Proteins encoded together in one bacterium window:
- a CDS encoding GGDEF domain-containing protein yields the protein MPARFDPGSEPALSEALKRRKPLERGDEASAALGAGLGIEQLGIAPLPGSSRCAGIVLLARKAGAAPFDPFTRNLVRTLSIQSGLALERVRVHENLREASIRDELTGVGNRRSANMRLEKLGPGDALALLDLDHFKRINDTLGHAAGDEVLRDLGAFLGASLREGDEVFRMGGEEFLVVLRDAADGALIAGERLCDGWRFSAPATTFSSGVALHREGSTAEATLQRADEALYEAKRAGRDRVCLAEELPPADPR from the coding sequence TTGCCAGCTCGCTTCGATCCGGGCTCCGAGCCTGCCCTCAGCGAGGCGCTCAAACGTCGCAAGCCTCTCGAACGAGGTGACGAGGCATCCGCGGCTCTCGGCGCGGGTCTCGGCATTGAGCAGCTCGGTATCGCACCCCTTCCGGGATCGTCGCGATGCGCGGGAATCGTACTCCTTGCGCGAAAGGCGGGGGCCGCGCCCTTCGATCCCTTCACGCGCAACCTGGTCCGCACCTTGTCGATACAGAGTGGTCTCGCCCTGGAACGCGTCCGTGTGCACGAGAACCTGCGAGAAGCGTCCATCCGTGACGAGCTGACGGGGGTAGGAAATCGCAGGAGCGCCAACATGCGGCTCGAAAAGCTCGGACCCGGCGATGCGCTGGCCCTACTGGACCTCGACCACTTCAAGCGTATCAACGATACGCTCGGTCACGCGGCTGGTGATGAGGTGCTGCGCGATCTCGGTGCGTTCCTTGGGGCCTCGCTGCGCGAGGGAGACGAGGTCTTCCGGATGGGCGGCGAGGAGTTCCTGGTGGTACTTCGGGATGCGGCTGACGGGGCGCTCATCGCGGGCGAGCGGCTCTGCGATGGATGGCGTTTCAGCGCACCGGCGACGACGTTCAGCTCCGGCGTCGCACTCCACCGAGAGGGGTCCACCGCGGAAGCCACCCTCCAACGCGCCGACGAAGCGCTCTACGAGGCCAAGCGCGCGGGACGAGACCGCGTATGCCTGGCGGAAGAGCTTCCA